From the Hemicordylus capensis ecotype Gifberg chromosome 1, rHemCap1.1.pri, whole genome shotgun sequence genome, the window aaaatgaatgcaaaaaggtatCAGCTATGCTAGCTGCGATTCCTGGTGGTTTAACCAAAATATTGCCGACCTTAGATTTATCCATGAACAAGGCATTTACATGTGAAATACAAAAGTGTTGAGGAAACTGTTTGAGGAAAAGCCTGCATATGTACATAAAGGGCAGGAAAATGCGGAAAGCAACCTATGGCAAGGTCGCAAAATGGGTTTCGGAAGCATGGAAAGCTGTTAAAACTTCTTCAATGATTTCTGGTTTCACAGAAACTGGAATTATTCAATCTGAAAATGCTGAAAGCAATGCAACTAGCATTTCACATGAGGGCAAAAATGGCAAGGATGCAATCTATCTTGAAATATTAGATGAGACTttgttaaacctttttatttcGGAGAGTGATAATTCGGACTTCAAAGATTTCCTTTGAAGTGCAATTTAAAGTTTACAATTTTTGGAATGTGATGTGCAAAAAAAAGCAACCAATGTttcctttgaaatgaaatttGAAGTTTATCATTTTTGGAATGTAATGTGCAAAAAAAGCAACCAATGTTTCCTTTGAAGCGCAATTTGAAGTTTATTATGTGATgtgcttaaaaataaatgaaaggtTTACTATGAAGTGTAATGGGAAATTACTTCTGCAACGTAATgtgttaattcttttttaaaaaatgttcagcaTTTATGTCttaatttcctttcattgcattcaTTTCCTGTCATTGCGTTAAGACTGATGAGGATATGGGTTACCAATGATTTTCATTGCAGTGCTTAGCTGTAGTAAAATTCTAAGCATTCAGCACAACtgaaaaaataatgcatggtgtccCCCTCTAACTACCGCATTTATGCCAATGTGGCGTTTCTGCTGGCTGTCTGCAAATtttaagcctccccccccccgctttctgtgGCATTCATGCTGATGTGGCATTTCTACCCAAAATTACAGTATGTGGAAGCCCAATTAATTTCTAATTCAGCCTTATTTAGGATAGCTTTAACATCTACCTCTTCTCTGGGTAGAGCCTCAGGAACTCCATCACACCTTGGACTAAGCTATGGGTCAACCCACTCCAGCTCACTCTGAAGCATCTTTTCCAGCTGTTACCATTGGCAGTTAGTGCtgctggagaaggagaagcatTCCAGGATCTACTAGCTAACATTTACTTACCGGCTGGGCAGAGTTTCAGGGAGTCCCATCACACCTGAGACTGAGCTCTGCCTTCGCTGCCAACTCTGCAGCACCTTTCCCAACACTCTCCAGTGGCAGGTGGTGCTAACATTATTACCACACTTGAGAACACactctgatttttcttttaattgtgtCTAATGTTTACAGTGTTGCTTTGATTTCATTTGGTCTATTTTATTCCCCCAAACCATTAatagttttttagattgtgagcaccttATGGACAGGAGTATTAACATTTAGAAAAAAACTCACTATACATTGTCCACGGGTAGAGTGGAATATAAGCAAACAGTAAAATAAATAGGGGTATTAGAACTGCACAGGAACGGAAAATAAAGTAGCATGATTCAATTTTACTCTATTGTCTGTTGGTGAGTACAAGCAAACCTTTGGGTCCACAGTGCTCCCTGAAACATTATCAATTGCATATTGCATGTGTGAATTGTGACTGTTTTGAGTGCTTGTGTCAATGGAAGTGAGATTATAAGAGACATCACTCTCCTAACTTATATCTCTTTTATTTCCCCAACCAACATTCTAAATATCACATATTCAGTAATTCTTCAAGGCACTTGATTACAGAAAATGAAGGGGGAAAATAATAACTCGAAATACATGTAAAGTTTTACGTTACAGATCAGAACATTAAATGAAGCTCAAGTAGtgttttgtggtttgttttgtttctcatTTCAATACATTCTAAACTTAACACTGGCAGTACAGCCACatgctaaaacaatatttatAAAGTTTGCCAAATAATGACTATTATTCTGAACTTAGTGATGGTCATAAGGCACACTAAAATAGAAGGGATTTGTAATTAGGTGGCTATGTGCACGTATACAGACTTTTGCTTAGGCTATTCTGCTAGAAAAGTAGTATTTATTGGGATAGCAAAGTATTGCAATACCTTTAAATATGATTTTATACATATTGATCTGTTATAGGAAACACTCTGTAACAGACATAATTTGTTAGCAACTCCAGATATTTatagtaaaatatatatttgttggttgttgtttttaaaaaatccttatttGTAACAGGAATATTCAATTACAAGTGCCTAATATTGTCTGGTCCACATTCTAAATTGCATTACAGAGAGCAGCATGTGACCGAGGCTCAGCACTTTCTGTTCACAATGAAATTACAACTGCAATGGAAATATTTTTAGTATATATTGTAAACTCCTTTACACCCATACTCTCCCAAACAGTTATGAGTCAAACAGTAATTAAGGCAGAAACCACTTTAGTGTACAGCACTGCAGAGTTCCACTAAACGGACACATTACAACCAACTTTTGGGGCACAAGACAGTCTAGACTTTTAAACTTCACTAGAGGCCCCGAAGGAGACTTGCGTTACGATGGGCATCTAAAGCCCTATGATCCAGTGAATTGTGGTTTATCATATCTCTCACTTTTTCTCTAAGATCGTAAGATGCTCTGGCTATTTTCCTAGATTCTTCAATAGCTGCATCTTTGTGCCTTAGAATCTGATTGCTTTTGTGATCTTTCCTCCTTAAAGCTTCTTGCATTTCCCGCAGGtggcatttttcttcatcatccAGTTTCTGTTTGCGGGAATGATGGTTCCTTTCTTTTATACAGTTCATTTCTTTCACACGCTGTGTTCTGTCTTGGATATTTTTGGTCATCATTTCTCTGGCCTGCTGGATCTTCATCTCAGCTATCTGCAGCAACATCTCTTTacgcctcctcttctcttcctctgtctctttgGCTCTGACTTTGGCTACCATGCTCTGCTCATCTTCTTTGAAAGACTTGTCTTTTAATTCTCTGTTCCGTTCTTCAAGCAGCTGCTCTAGGATCTCCTGAGACCTCTGCAGCTTTTGTTCAATACAGAGTCTCTTGTATAGCTCATCAGCTTTTAATCTATCACCCACTTGCTCCTTTGCATACACATTCTTGGTTCTTTTGTATTCATTCATATccactttcctcctcttcctttccattTCCTTCATCAGCTTCTTCTCCAGGGCTTGCAGCATCCTCTCTTTGTACACATGAGAGCTCTGCTCTCTAGCACTTCTCTCGTTTAACCTTTTGTCCCAGAGCTGCTTTTCTTGACACCGTTTCTTATACTCAGCCTGAAGTTTGGCATTTTCAAGTTTCTCCCTGCGCCTGCTCTCCTGTTCTTTGGCCATTTTCTTCCACTTCTTCTCACGCAGCATCATGTCCCTTTCCCTGGCTGCCAGCAGTTGTTGTTCCTCCAGCCTGAGCTTGGCTTTTCTTTGATCCCGATCCCTTTGCCACTGGTCCAGATTCTCAGCCAGCTGGTATTGCCTGTCCTTCTCCATCCTTGCTTTGTTTTTCCTCTCCTTCCGCTTCATCTTCTCCCAAGCATCAGAGACCTGCAGCTGCCTGTCCttcatctcctcctcttcttggtGCCTGGCCAGCATCAGAGCGGCAATCTTTTTGTCCCTTTCAGGGATCAAATCCTCGTATCTCTTATCAGACAGATCCTGGAGGGTGATCGGTGGTGGGTCTCCCTTCTTGGATTTATGGTGATGAtcctggtggtggcggtggtggtggcggtcaCTGTGGCCGAGGTAAGGCTGTggtggctcctcctcctcatacTGCCGGGTCAACGAGTGCATCAGATCCGCTAAGCTGGGGCTGCTCTCGCAGTGCTCTTGCCAATCCCTTCTCCTGAGCTCGCTCTTCTGGAGCTTGGGGGGGACTTTGTCCATCTGggtgaaggagaaggaagaggggcaGACAGAG encodes:
- the CCDC185 gene encoding coiled-coil domain-containing protein 185 — encoded protein: MKRQQQRRRPRRGSGQCLGAEGGWRVSPSDRGAHSAASKGAKKAPAASCCSLSGTETQQEMARLNSPGGRFSPPPRCFVDVYSSEPDVAGGEGSLGRHHGTTHAYRDDGGMLLPRSHKHKAAAAPKHARQLASAAAASSRPPRLSAWQHQHLAPPGEGFATPCTTSCTTLYGGEYNGQPEPLSRLPSRCPRVEDVVRDDQWACPVNRPLEYGADFPTDASKPPSVCPSSFSFTQMDKVPPKLQKSELRRRDWQEHCESSPSLADLMHSLTRQYEEEEPPQPYLGHSDRHHHRHHQDHHHKSKKGDPPPITLQDLSDKRYEDLIPERDKKIAALMLARHQEEEEMKDRQLQVSDAWEKMKRKERKNKARMEKDRQYQLAENLDQWQRDRDQRKAKLRLEEQQLLAARERDMMLREKKWKKMAKEQESRRREKLENAKLQAEYKKRCQEKQLWDKRLNERSAREQSSHVYKERMLQALEKKLMKEMERKRRKVDMNEYKRTKNVYAKEQVGDRLKADELYKRLCIEQKLQRSQEILEQLLEERNRELKDKSFKEDEQSMVAKVRAKETEEEKRRRKEMLLQIAEMKIQQAREMMTKNIQDRTQRVKEMNCIKERNHHSRKQKLDDEEKCHLREMQEALRRKDHKSNQILRHKDAAIEESRKIARASYDLREKVRDMINHNSLDHRALDAHRNASLLRGL